The Parambassis ranga chromosome 19, fParRan2.1, whole genome shotgun sequence genome contains a region encoding:
- the LOC114451725 gene encoding plasma membrane calcium-transporting ATPase 1-like isoform X1 has product MANNSFRGSKHGRRAEANHETEFSCSLLELRSLMELRGAEAITRIQETYGDVSGLCARLRTSPVEGLDGNSDDINRRKQEFGQNVIPPKKPKTFLQLVWEALQDVTLIILEVAAIISLALSFYSPPEAERKNCGRAAGGVEDESEAEAGWIEGAAILLSVVCVVLVTAFNDWSKEKQFRGLQSRIEQEQKFTVVRGGQVVQIKVSEIVVGDIAQVKYGDLLPADGVLIQGNDLKIDESSLTGESDHVKKTLDKDPMLLSGTHVMEGSGKMLVTAVGVNSQTGIIFTLLGAGDEGDGEGEEKKEKEKKKEKYKEKKDKKSKKEDKGKKGKNKDGASVEMQPLNEDGDVDKKKKNLPKKEKSVLQGKLTKLAVQIGKAGLFMSTLTVIILIVRFLIDTFCIQGVPFTAECVPIYIQFMVKFFIIGVTVLVVAVPEGLPLAVTISLAYSVKKMMKDNNLVRHLDACETMGNATAICSDKTGTLTMNRMTVVQTYIGGRYYKKVPEPDLIPATILDLLVLGIGVNCAYTTKIMPPEREGGLPRQVGNKTECALLGFTLDLSRDYQKIRNEIPEEKLFKVYTFNSVRKSMSTVLKNYDGSYRMFSKGASEILLKKCCKILVASGEAKVFKTRDRDDLVTKVVEQMASEGLRTICLAYRDFPAADGEPDWDNEADILTGLTCIAVVGIEDPVRLEVPDAIRKCQRAGITVRMVTGDNINTARAIATKCGILHPGDDFLCMEGKEFNRRIRNELGEIEQERIDKIWPKLRVLARSSPTDKHTLVKGIIDSTVLERSQVVAVTGDGTNDGPALKKADVGFAMGIAGTDVAKEASDIILTDDNFTSIVKAVMWGRNVYDSISKFLQFQLTVNVVAVTVAFTGACITQDSPLKAVQMLWVNLIMDTFASLALATEPPTESLLLRNPYGRKKPLISRTMMKNILGHAVYQLTVIFVLLFVGEKMFDIDSGRDAPLHAPPSEHYTIVFNTFVLMQIFNELNARKIHGERNVFEGVFSNPIFCSIVLGTLIVQFVIVQFGGKPFSCVSLTVEQWLWCIFLGVGSLLWGQLVSSIPTSWLKFLKTAGHGTQREEIPEEELEEMKDLDEIDHAEMELRRGQVLWCRGLNRIQTQIRVVNAFRDSVSPLQGLETPESRSSIHNFMSHPEFRIEDSALHIPLIDDNEGEDDPPTKRNSIIPPPLTGLSHLPPVPPSSNQNNNAMDRIVPLHKDGSRSGLIPPNSAGLPPCPGSPLHSLETSL; this is encoded by the exons GTTTAGACGGGAACTCGGACGACAtcaacagaagaaaacaggagTTTGGACAGAATGTCATCCCTCCTAAAAAGCCAAAAACCTTTTTGCAGTTAGTGTGGGAAGCCCTGCAGGATGTCACACTCATCATCCTGGAGGTGGCAGCCATCATTTCTCTAGCACTCTCTTTCTACAGCCCACCAGAGGCAGAGCGGAAGA ATTGCGGCCGAGCAGCTGGCGGCGTGGAGGATGAGAGCGAGGCGGAGGCCGGATGGATTGAAGGCGCTGCCATCCtcctgtctgtggtgtgtgtggtgctggtTACGGCCTTCAATGACTGGAGCAAAGAGAAACAGTTCCGGGGCCTCCAGAGTCGCATCGAGCAGGAGCAGAAGTTCACCGTGGTCCGAGGGGGGCAGGTGGTCCAGATCAAAGTGTCTGAGATCGTGGTCGGAGACATCGCGCAAGTCAAATATG GTGACCTCCTCCCCGCTGATGGCGTCCTGATCCAGGGCAACGATCTGAAAATTGACGAGAGCTCCCTGACCGGGGAGTCGGATCATGTCAAGAAGACTCTTGACAAAGACCCCATGTTGTTGTCAG GCACCCATGTGATGGAGGGCTCAGGCAAGATGCTGGTCACTGCTGTAGGTGTGAACTCTCAGACTGGAATCATCTTCACTCTACTCGGTGCTGGTGATGAAGGTGACGGTGAGggtgaggaaaagaaagaaaaagaaaagaagaaagagaaatacaAAGAGAAGAAGGACAAGAAAA GtaaaaaagaagacaaaggaaAGAAAG gaaaaaacaaagatggcgcCAGTGTGGAGATGCAGCCACTCAATGAGGATGGAGATGtagacaagaagaaaaaaaacctacCGAAGAAAGAGAAATCTGTCCTCCAAGGAAAGCTGACCAAGCTGGCTGTGCAGATCGGCAAAGCAG GTCTCTTCATGTCGACTCTCACCGTCATCATCCTCATCGTTCGGTTCCTGATCGATACATTCTGCATTCAGGGGGTTCCCTTCACCGCCGAGTGTGTTCCCATCTACATACAGTTCATGGTCAAGTTCTTCATCATTGGTGTGACGGTGCTGGTGGTGGCGGTGCCCGAAGGTCTCCCACTGGCCGTCACCATCTCCCTGGCTTATTCAGTCAAg aaaatGATGAAGGACAACAACCTGGTCCGCCACCTGGACGCCTGTGAGACAATGGGCAATGCCACGGCCATCTGCTCTGATAAGACCGGCACACTGACAATGAACCGCATGACAGTGGTACAGACTTACATCGGAGGACGCTACTACAAAAAGGTGCCGGAGCCGGACCTTATCCCTGCCACGATCCTGGACCTGCTCGTCCTGGGCATCGGGGTTAACTGCGCCTACACCACCAAGATTATG CCTCCAGAGAGAGAAGGCGGACTTCCTCGCCAAGTGGGAAACAAGACTGAATGTGCCTTACTGGGATTCACCCTGGACCTGAGCCGAGACTACCAGAAAATCCGCAATGAAATACCGGAGGAGAAACTCTTCAAGGTCTACACCTTCAACTCTGTCAGGAAGTCTATGAGCACCGTGCTGAAGAACTACGACGGCAGCTATCGAATGTTCAGCAAGGGGGCCTCTGAGATCCTGCTCAAAAA GTGCTGTAAGATCCTGGTGGCCAGCGGCGAGGCCAAAGTCTTCAAAACTCGGGACAGAGATGACCTGGTGACAAAGGTGGTTGAGCAGATGGCATCGGAGGGACTGAGGACCATCTGCCTCGCCTACAGAGACTTTCCTGCTGCTGACGGGGAGCCGGACTGGGACAATGAGGCGGACATCCTCACTGGTCTCACGTGCATTGCTGTAGTTGGCATTGAGGATCCAGTACGACTTGAG GTACCAGACGCCATCAGAAAGTGCCAGCGGGCTGGGATCACTGTCCGCATGGTGACCGGAGACAACATAAACACTGCCCGCGCCATCGCCACTAAATGTGGCATCCTGCATCCTGGAGACGACTTCCTGTGTATGGAGGGAAAAGAGTTCAACCGACGGATCCGCAACGAGCTGGGCGAG attGAACAGGAGCGTATTGATAAGATTTGGCCTAAGCTGAGAGTTCTCGCCAGATCGTCTCcgacagacaaacacactttaGTCAAAG GAATCATCGACAGCACGGTGCTGGAGCGGAGCCAGGTTGTCGCCGTCACAGGGGACGGAACAAACGATGGCCCCGCCCTCAAGAAAGCAGATGTTGGCTTTGCAATG GGCATCGCAGGGACTGATGTCGCCAAGGAGGCGTCTGACATCATCCTGACAGACGATAACTTCACCAGCATCGTTAAGGCCGTCATGTGGGGCAGGAACGTCTACGACAGCATCTCTAAGTTCCTGCAGTTCCAGCTCACCGTCAACGTGGTAGCTGTCACCGTGGCCTTTACCGGAGCCTGTATTACCCAG gacTCTCCTCTGAAAGCGGTGCAGATGTTATGGGTCAACCTCATCATGGACACCTTCGCCTCGCTGGCTCTCGCCACCGAGCCGCCCACCGAGTCACTGCTGCTCAGGAACCCATACGGCCGCAAGAAGCCGCTCATCTCCCGCACCATGATGAAGAACATTCTGGGACACGCCGTCTATCAGCTGACCGTCATCTTTGTCCTGCTCTTTGTCG GTGAGAAGATGTTTGACATTGACAGCGGCAGAGACGCCCCCCTGCACGCCCCACCCTCTGAGCACTACACCATCGTCTTCAACACGTTCGTCCTGATGCAGATCTTCAATGAGCTCAACGCCCGCAAGATCCACGGAGAGAGGAACGTGTTTGAAGGAGTCTTCAGCAACCCCATCTTCTGCTCCATCGTGCTGGGAACGCTAATCGTCCAG TTCGTAATCGTGCAGTTCGGAGGTAAACCGTTCAGCTGTGTGAGCCTGACCGTGGAGCAGTGGCTGTGGTGTATATTCCTGGGTGTCGGCAGCCTCCTGTGGGGACAG ctgGTGTCCAGCATCCCCACGAGCTGGCTAAAGTTCCTGAAGACAGCAGGCCATGGCACGCAGCGGGAGGAGATAcctgaggaggagctggaggagatgaaggacCTGGACGAGATCGACCACGCTGAGATGGAGCTGAGGAGAGGCCAGGTGCTCTGGTGCCGCGGCCTCAACCGCATCCAGACACAG ATCCGTGTGGTGAATGCCTTCCGAGACAGCGTGTCTCCCCTCCAAGGTCTGGAGACGCCCGAGTCCCGCAGCTCAATCCACAACTTCATGAGCCACCCTGAGTTCCGCATCGAGGACTCGGCACTTCATATCCCATTGATTGATGACAACGAGGGCGAGGACGACCCGCCGACCAAGCGGAACTCCATCATCCCGCCGCCGCTCACCGGATTGTCTCACCTGCCGCCTGTCCCTCCCTCATCCAACCAGAACAACAACGCCATGGACCGCATTGTCCCGCTGCATAAGGACGGCTCCAGGTCCGGTCTGATCCCGCCCAACTCAGCAGGGTTGCCCCCCTGTCCGGGGAGCCCGCTTCACAGTCTGGAGACCTCCCTCTGA
- the LOC114451725 gene encoding plasma membrane calcium-transporting ATPase 1-like isoform X2 — MANNSFRGSKHGRRAEANHETEFSCSLLELRSLMELRGAEAITRIQETYGDVSGLCARLRTSPVEGLDGNSDDINRRKQEFGQNVIPPKKPKTFLQLVWEALQDVTLIILEVAAIISLALSFYSPPEAERKNCGRAAGGVEDESEAEAGWIEGAAILLSVVCVVLVTAFNDWSKEKQFRGLQSRIEQEQKFTVVRGGQVVQIKVSEIVVGDIAQVKYGDLLPADGVLIQGNDLKIDESSLTGESDHVKKTLDKDPMLLSGTHVMEGSGKMLVTAVGVNSQTGIIFTLLGAGDEGDGEGEEKKEKEKKKEKYKEKKDKKRKNKDGASVEMQPLNEDGDVDKKKKNLPKKEKSVLQGKLTKLAVQIGKAGLFMSTLTVIILIVRFLIDTFCIQGVPFTAECVPIYIQFMVKFFIIGVTVLVVAVPEGLPLAVTISLAYSVKKMMKDNNLVRHLDACETMGNATAICSDKTGTLTMNRMTVVQTYIGGRYYKKVPEPDLIPATILDLLVLGIGVNCAYTTKIMPPEREGGLPRQVGNKTECALLGFTLDLSRDYQKIRNEIPEEKLFKVYTFNSVRKSMSTVLKNYDGSYRMFSKGASEILLKKCCKILVASGEAKVFKTRDRDDLVTKVVEQMASEGLRTICLAYRDFPAADGEPDWDNEADILTGLTCIAVVGIEDPVRLEVPDAIRKCQRAGITVRMVTGDNINTARAIATKCGILHPGDDFLCMEGKEFNRRIRNELGEIEQERIDKIWPKLRVLARSSPTDKHTLVKGIIDSTVLERSQVVAVTGDGTNDGPALKKADVGFAMGIAGTDVAKEASDIILTDDNFTSIVKAVMWGRNVYDSISKFLQFQLTVNVVAVTVAFTGACITQDSPLKAVQMLWVNLIMDTFASLALATEPPTESLLLRNPYGRKKPLISRTMMKNILGHAVYQLTVIFVLLFVGEKMFDIDSGRDAPLHAPPSEHYTIVFNTFVLMQIFNELNARKIHGERNVFEGVFSNPIFCSIVLGTLIVQFVIVQFGGKPFSCVSLTVEQWLWCIFLGVGSLLWGQLVSSIPTSWLKFLKTAGHGTQREEIPEEELEEMKDLDEIDHAEMELRRGQVLWCRGLNRIQTQIRVVNAFRDSVSPLQGLETPESRSSIHNFMSHPEFRIEDSALHIPLIDDNEGEDDPPTKRNSIIPPPLTGLSHLPPVPPSSNQNNNAMDRIVPLHKDGSRSGLIPPNSAGLPPCPGSPLHSLETSL, encoded by the exons GTTTAGACGGGAACTCGGACGACAtcaacagaagaaaacaggagTTTGGACAGAATGTCATCCCTCCTAAAAAGCCAAAAACCTTTTTGCAGTTAGTGTGGGAAGCCCTGCAGGATGTCACACTCATCATCCTGGAGGTGGCAGCCATCATTTCTCTAGCACTCTCTTTCTACAGCCCACCAGAGGCAGAGCGGAAGA ATTGCGGCCGAGCAGCTGGCGGCGTGGAGGATGAGAGCGAGGCGGAGGCCGGATGGATTGAAGGCGCTGCCATCCtcctgtctgtggtgtgtgtggtgctggtTACGGCCTTCAATGACTGGAGCAAAGAGAAACAGTTCCGGGGCCTCCAGAGTCGCATCGAGCAGGAGCAGAAGTTCACCGTGGTCCGAGGGGGGCAGGTGGTCCAGATCAAAGTGTCTGAGATCGTGGTCGGAGACATCGCGCAAGTCAAATATG GTGACCTCCTCCCCGCTGATGGCGTCCTGATCCAGGGCAACGATCTGAAAATTGACGAGAGCTCCCTGACCGGGGAGTCGGATCATGTCAAGAAGACTCTTGACAAAGACCCCATGTTGTTGTCAG GCACCCATGTGATGGAGGGCTCAGGCAAGATGCTGGTCACTGCTGTAGGTGTGAACTCTCAGACTGGAATCATCTTCACTCTACTCGGTGCTGGTGATGAAGGTGACGGTGAGggtgaggaaaagaaagaaaaagaaaagaagaaagagaaatacaAAGAGAAGAAGGACAAGAAAA gaaaaaacaaagatggcgcCAGTGTGGAGATGCAGCCACTCAATGAGGATGGAGATGtagacaagaagaaaaaaaacctacCGAAGAAAGAGAAATCTGTCCTCCAAGGAAAGCTGACCAAGCTGGCTGTGCAGATCGGCAAAGCAG GTCTCTTCATGTCGACTCTCACCGTCATCATCCTCATCGTTCGGTTCCTGATCGATACATTCTGCATTCAGGGGGTTCCCTTCACCGCCGAGTGTGTTCCCATCTACATACAGTTCATGGTCAAGTTCTTCATCATTGGTGTGACGGTGCTGGTGGTGGCGGTGCCCGAAGGTCTCCCACTGGCCGTCACCATCTCCCTGGCTTATTCAGTCAAg aaaatGATGAAGGACAACAACCTGGTCCGCCACCTGGACGCCTGTGAGACAATGGGCAATGCCACGGCCATCTGCTCTGATAAGACCGGCACACTGACAATGAACCGCATGACAGTGGTACAGACTTACATCGGAGGACGCTACTACAAAAAGGTGCCGGAGCCGGACCTTATCCCTGCCACGATCCTGGACCTGCTCGTCCTGGGCATCGGGGTTAACTGCGCCTACACCACCAAGATTATG CCTCCAGAGAGAGAAGGCGGACTTCCTCGCCAAGTGGGAAACAAGACTGAATGTGCCTTACTGGGATTCACCCTGGACCTGAGCCGAGACTACCAGAAAATCCGCAATGAAATACCGGAGGAGAAACTCTTCAAGGTCTACACCTTCAACTCTGTCAGGAAGTCTATGAGCACCGTGCTGAAGAACTACGACGGCAGCTATCGAATGTTCAGCAAGGGGGCCTCTGAGATCCTGCTCAAAAA GTGCTGTAAGATCCTGGTGGCCAGCGGCGAGGCCAAAGTCTTCAAAACTCGGGACAGAGATGACCTGGTGACAAAGGTGGTTGAGCAGATGGCATCGGAGGGACTGAGGACCATCTGCCTCGCCTACAGAGACTTTCCTGCTGCTGACGGGGAGCCGGACTGGGACAATGAGGCGGACATCCTCACTGGTCTCACGTGCATTGCTGTAGTTGGCATTGAGGATCCAGTACGACTTGAG GTACCAGACGCCATCAGAAAGTGCCAGCGGGCTGGGATCACTGTCCGCATGGTGACCGGAGACAACATAAACACTGCCCGCGCCATCGCCACTAAATGTGGCATCCTGCATCCTGGAGACGACTTCCTGTGTATGGAGGGAAAAGAGTTCAACCGACGGATCCGCAACGAGCTGGGCGAG attGAACAGGAGCGTATTGATAAGATTTGGCCTAAGCTGAGAGTTCTCGCCAGATCGTCTCcgacagacaaacacactttaGTCAAAG GAATCATCGACAGCACGGTGCTGGAGCGGAGCCAGGTTGTCGCCGTCACAGGGGACGGAACAAACGATGGCCCCGCCCTCAAGAAAGCAGATGTTGGCTTTGCAATG GGCATCGCAGGGACTGATGTCGCCAAGGAGGCGTCTGACATCATCCTGACAGACGATAACTTCACCAGCATCGTTAAGGCCGTCATGTGGGGCAGGAACGTCTACGACAGCATCTCTAAGTTCCTGCAGTTCCAGCTCACCGTCAACGTGGTAGCTGTCACCGTGGCCTTTACCGGAGCCTGTATTACCCAG gacTCTCCTCTGAAAGCGGTGCAGATGTTATGGGTCAACCTCATCATGGACACCTTCGCCTCGCTGGCTCTCGCCACCGAGCCGCCCACCGAGTCACTGCTGCTCAGGAACCCATACGGCCGCAAGAAGCCGCTCATCTCCCGCACCATGATGAAGAACATTCTGGGACACGCCGTCTATCAGCTGACCGTCATCTTTGTCCTGCTCTTTGTCG GTGAGAAGATGTTTGACATTGACAGCGGCAGAGACGCCCCCCTGCACGCCCCACCCTCTGAGCACTACACCATCGTCTTCAACACGTTCGTCCTGATGCAGATCTTCAATGAGCTCAACGCCCGCAAGATCCACGGAGAGAGGAACGTGTTTGAAGGAGTCTTCAGCAACCCCATCTTCTGCTCCATCGTGCTGGGAACGCTAATCGTCCAG TTCGTAATCGTGCAGTTCGGAGGTAAACCGTTCAGCTGTGTGAGCCTGACCGTGGAGCAGTGGCTGTGGTGTATATTCCTGGGTGTCGGCAGCCTCCTGTGGGGACAG ctgGTGTCCAGCATCCCCACGAGCTGGCTAAAGTTCCTGAAGACAGCAGGCCATGGCACGCAGCGGGAGGAGATAcctgaggaggagctggaggagatgaaggacCTGGACGAGATCGACCACGCTGAGATGGAGCTGAGGAGAGGCCAGGTGCTCTGGTGCCGCGGCCTCAACCGCATCCAGACACAG ATCCGTGTGGTGAATGCCTTCCGAGACAGCGTGTCTCCCCTCCAAGGTCTGGAGACGCCCGAGTCCCGCAGCTCAATCCACAACTTCATGAGCCACCCTGAGTTCCGCATCGAGGACTCGGCACTTCATATCCCATTGATTGATGACAACGAGGGCGAGGACGACCCGCCGACCAAGCGGAACTCCATCATCCCGCCGCCGCTCACCGGATTGTCTCACCTGCCGCCTGTCCCTCCCTCATCCAACCAGAACAACAACGCCATGGACCGCATTGTCCCGCTGCATAAGGACGGCTCCAGGTCCGGTCTGATCCCGCCCAACTCAGCAGGGTTGCCCCCCTGTCCGGGGAGCCCGCTTCACAGTCTGGAGACCTCCCTCTGA